A single region of the Neotabrizicola shimadae genome encodes:
- a CDS encoding AAA domain-containing protein, whose protein sequence is MKGDVNRVLTYWRTSLADGALGEGKFTQADRKRFVDVPGEALKTGVLPDEAVERVFRGQASVKAMGVRFWPLVMARKSSHGAARAGGLPEIVAPVVTEATVDRAGRITPTRNALARDLLTPLPSGEFAIGSVDALDSFLTENPLPEMMLDDSWQEYLGHCRKMVDAVSQGWPRGDADYQPVGAGFLELAEDANATVRGILDLYDKLLAEKPDAPLLGQIAQPRKTTSGLDHRIEREFARRLGHSNASFPLAEHQRQVLAWLDASSPGEVIAVNGPPGTGKTTMLLSAVAGLWVRAALRGDDPPVIVAASSNNQAVTNIIDAFGKDFGKGEGPFAGRWLPEVESFGMFLASYSRRLEAARRYQTEEFQTERETVAYVQRAKEAYLQAAREAFPDLPNPDVATVVSALQKRMASEVEKLSRIDSAANSRRAATEALNAQLGPDPEAVEAIRAEDVAQRTAALEKRREARAALDRHLAKESWLTSVFGFLSSVKEKRALRARLAIGDLLPGLEGAKRVSEIEERVRTELGSAEDALKTAEQTLARTRVLRREFLEAERGWEAAASAFGGGDDIAELERCADLETRFPLFLLATHYWEGRWLLAMEADLAAIVAAKGKNGKSTVIPRWHRRMMLTPCAVATFASLPGKMTYTRRDGGKWATEYLFGFIDLLIVDEAGQVLPEVAGASFALAKRALVIGDTRQIEPISSVPRPVDVGNLRNCGLLGGETDIEALAARGICSTSGSAMRLAQEACRVSPYPDLEKGLYLFEHRRCYDEIISFSNALCYKGKLRPLRGKAPADAGLPALGYLHIDGRAVTSGSSRANLLEAQTIAAWLDENRAGLEARYRRPLEQIVGIVTPFGRQVREIRDACASRRISVDGREGMTIGTVHALQGAERPVVIFSPVYSKHADGGFIDASPSMLNVTVSRAKDSCLVFGDMDVMAAAQTGSPRSILSEFLFASETNALEFAAEPRTDLKQGSGQIQMLRDAAGHDAFLLDALSAGGRRYTIVSPWVIAGTMERVGLITAFEAAIRRGAEIDVFADPLLNEGPAASGLTQMKAVEKVLAGVGVRLHKLPKLHSKIVAIDSDVLCIGSYNWLSADRQGKYARHETSFVYRGQHLEDEIRTIVGSLKRREK, encoded by the coding sequence TCACTCCCACCCGAAATGCCTTGGCGCGCGACCTGCTGACGCCTTTGCCCTCTGGCGAGTTTGCCATCGGGTCTGTGGACGCGCTGGACTCGTTTCTGACCGAGAACCCGCTGCCAGAAATGATGTTAGACGACTCCTGGCAGGAATACCTCGGGCACTGTCGGAAGATGGTGGACGCTGTCTCACAGGGATGGCCGCGTGGTGATGCGGATTACCAGCCAGTCGGGGCTGGGTTCCTCGAACTCGCCGAAGATGCCAATGCAACGGTGCGCGGCATTCTTGATCTTTACGACAAGCTCCTTGCTGAAAAGCCCGATGCCCCGTTGCTTGGGCAGATCGCGCAGCCTAGGAAGACCACTAGCGGCCTAGACCACCGGATCGAGCGGGAATTCGCACGCCGCCTCGGTCATTCGAACGCGAGCTTCCCTTTGGCAGAGCACCAGAGACAGGTCTTGGCTTGGCTGGACGCGTCCTCGCCGGGCGAGGTCATTGCCGTAAACGGCCCGCCGGGTACGGGCAAGACGACCATGCTGCTGTCGGCGGTTGCCGGGCTCTGGGTGCGTGCTGCGTTGCGCGGCGATGATCCGCCGGTGATTGTGGCCGCTTCCTCGAACAACCAAGCAGTCACGAATATCATCGACGCCTTTGGGAAGGACTTCGGCAAAGGGGAGGGGCCTTTTGCCGGGCGCTGGCTACCTGAGGTGGAAAGTTTCGGGATGTTCCTCGCGTCGTATTCGCGGCGACTGGAAGCGGCGCGCCGCTACCAGACCGAAGAGTTCCAGACGGAGCGAGAAACGGTTGCCTATGTCCAGCGGGCAAAGGAAGCGTACCTTCAGGCCGCCAGGGAAGCCTTTCCTGACCTGCCGAACCCTGACGTCGCAACTGTGGTGTCGGCCCTTCAAAAGCGGATGGCATCCGAGGTCGAGAAGCTTTCTCGCATCGATAGCGCAGCCAACTCGCGCCGCGCTGCAACCGAAGCTCTCAACGCGCAACTTGGCCCCGACCCGGAAGCAGTCGAGGCTATACGGGCAGAAGACGTTGCTCAGCGCACTGCCGCGCTTGAGAAGCGGCGGGAGGCGAGGGCGGCGCTCGATCGGCATCTGGCCAAGGAGTCCTGGCTAACCTCGGTCTTTGGGTTCCTTTCGTCGGTCAAGGAAAAGCGCGCCCTCCGTGCCCGGCTGGCGATCGGCGATCTGTTGCCGGGCTTGGAGGGCGCAAAGCGCGTGAGCGAGATCGAGGAGCGGGTCAGGACCGAACTGGGATCAGCAGAGGACGCGCTGAAGACGGCAGAACAGACACTGGCACGGACGAGGGTCCTGCGGCGCGAGTTCCTTGAAGCGGAAAGGGGCTGGGAAGCCGCGGCGTCTGCCTTCGGCGGTGGTGATGACATCGCCGAACTAGAACGCTGTGCAGACCTCGAAACTCGCTTCCCGTTGTTCCTGCTGGCGACGCACTATTGGGAAGGACGGTGGCTGCTGGCGATGGAGGCCGACCTCGCAGCTATTGTTGCTGCGAAGGGTAAGAACGGGAAGTCGACCGTCATTCCCCGGTGGCATCGTCGGATGATGTTGACGCCTTGCGCCGTGGCCACCTTCGCCAGCCTGCCCGGCAAGATGACCTACACGCGGCGCGACGGCGGGAAGTGGGCGACCGAATACCTGTTCGGCTTCATCGACCTCTTGATCGTCGATGAAGCCGGTCAGGTCCTGCCCGAGGTTGCCGGAGCATCGTTCGCCCTAGCGAAACGCGCCCTTGTCATCGGCGATACGCGGCAGATCGAACCAATCTCCTCGGTGCCGCGACCCGTCGACGTCGGTAACCTGCGAAACTGCGGCCTTCTGGGCGGCGAGACCGACATTGAGGCGCTTGCGGCACGCGGGATTTGCAGCACAAGCGGAAGTGCCATGCGCCTCGCGCAAGAGGCTTGCCGTGTGTCGCCGTATCCTGATCTTGAGAAGGGACTCTACCTCTTCGAGCACCGGCGGTGCTACGACGAAATCATCAGCTTCAGCAACGCCTTGTGCTATAAGGGAAAGCTCCGGCCACTGAGGGGAAAGGCCCCCGCAGACGCAGGACTTCCGGCGCTTGGGTATCTCCATATCGATGGTCGGGCGGTGACCTCGGGCAGCAGTCGGGCCAACCTACTTGAGGCCCAGACAATCGCCGCCTGGCTTGACGAAAACCGCGCTGGGCTGGAAGCCCGGTATCGCAGGCCGTTGGAGCAGATCGTCGGGATCGTTACGCCCTTTGGCCGTCAGGTGCGCGAAATCCGCGACGCCTGTGCCAGCCGGAGGATTTCGGTTGATGGGCGCGAAGGCATGACCATTGGCACGGTCCACGCCCTCCAGGGCGCTGAACGGCCGGTCGTGATCTTCTCCCCCGTCTATTCCAAGCATGCCGACGGCGGCTTCATCGATGCATCGCCCAGCATGCTGAATGTCACCGTCTCTCGGGCCAAAGACAGTTGCCTTGTCTTCGGCGACATGGATGTCATGGCCGCGGCCCAGACCGGTTCGCCCCGTTCGATCTTGTCGGAGTTCCTGTTCGCCTCAGAGACCAATGCGCTCGAGTTCGCGGCCGAGCCCCGGACGGACCTGAAACAAGGAAGCGGCCAGATCCAGATGCTGCGGGATGCCGCCGGGCACGATGCTTTCTTGCTGGACGCACTTTCGGCGGGTGGGCGGCGTTATACCATCGTCAGCCCTTGGGTGATCGCGGGCACGATGGAACGCGTCGGACTGATCACCGCCTTTGAAGCGGCCATCCGACGGGGTGCCGAGATCGACGTCTTCGCCGATCCGTTGCTCAACGAGGGTCCGGCCGCCAGTGGCTTGACCCAGATGAAGGCGGTCGAGAAGGTTCTTGCAGGGGTCGGGGTCCGTCTCCACAAGTTGCCGAAGCTGCACAGCAAGATCGTGGCGATCGACAGCGACGTTCTGTGCATCGGGTCCTACAACTGGCTTAGCGCCGATCGGCAGGGTAAGTATGCGAGGCACGAGACGTCATTTGTCTACCGCGGCCAGCATCTCGAGGACGAGATACGCACGATCGTCGGTAGTCTGAAGCGCAGGGAGAAATAG
- a CDS encoding sugar ABC transporter substrate-binding protein — protein MSHSMMTSLRALTIAAFGLSVTAAAALAEVSQPTVAKEDIVLVTTVINATNPYMASWIEGSKALGEKLGLPVEIVQSNGSSQTQIAGIQALAAKGKKIVLVTNPLAASDVPAIANTIKQNGGYMAVWWNMPPNMEPADVGDHFVAFGTYNGYTAGECGAKALVAAMGGKGGIIALPGVLDSTVSQERVAGLKNVIKDYPDITLLDEQPANWDQAIALKTTQQLIAKYGDQIDGVWTADDAMMLGAYEAIKKADMIDEVHFSGEGAYPPVVDLMVNQPDGDVVAASSFHRGYKAAATGMLIAYKAAVGEIDISKLTPEQRHGQYAIDCVTPANAKDFQANGGIDPTWLDRLIQDPFMDLVGGPVEGPQG, from the coding sequence ATGTCCCATTCGATGATGACCAGCCTGCGTGCTTTGACGATTGCTGCCTTCGGGCTGTCCGTGACCGCCGCGGCGGCGCTGGCCGAAGTGTCCCAGCCGACCGTTGCGAAAGAGGACATCGTCCTCGTCACCACGGTGATCAACGCCACGAACCCCTACATGGCGTCATGGATCGAAGGCTCGAAGGCCCTGGGCGAAAAGCTCGGCCTGCCGGTCGAGATCGTGCAGTCCAACGGGTCCTCGCAGACCCAGATCGCCGGAATCCAGGCGCTGGCCGCGAAGGGCAAGAAGATCGTTCTGGTGACGAACCCGCTGGCGGCCTCGGACGTGCCGGCCATCGCCAACACGATCAAGCAGAACGGCGGCTACATGGCCGTCTGGTGGAACATGCCGCCGAACATGGAGCCGGCCGATGTGGGTGACCATTTCGTCGCCTTCGGCACCTACAACGGCTACACCGCCGGCGAATGCGGCGCCAAGGCGCTGGTCGCGGCGATGGGCGGCAAGGGCGGCATCATCGCCCTGCCGGGGGTGCTGGACAGCACCGTCAGCCAAGAGCGCGTCGCCGGCCTGAAGAACGTGATCAAGGATTACCCGGACATCACCCTGCTGGACGAACAGCCCGCGAACTGGGACCAGGCCATCGCGCTGAAGACCACGCAGCAGCTGATCGCCAAGTACGGCGACCAGATCGATGGTGTCTGGACCGCGGATGACGCGATGATGCTGGGCGCCTATGAGGCCATCAAGAAGGCCGACATGATCGATGAGGTGCATTTCTCGGGCGAGGGTGCCTATCCGCCGGTGGTGGACCTGATGGTGAACCAGCCCGACGGGGATGTCGTCGCGGCCTCGTCCTTCCACCGCGGCTACAAGGCGGCGGCAACCGGCATGCTGATCGCCTACAAGGCGGCGGTGGGCGAGATCGACATCTCGAAGCTGACACCCGAACAGCGCCATGGCCAGTATGCGATCGACTGCGTCACCCCGGCCAATGCCAAGGACTTCCAGGCCAATGGCGGTATCGACCCGACCTGGCTGGACCGTCTGATCCAGGATCCCTTCATGGATCTGGTGGGCGGCCCGGTCGAAGGCCCGCAGGGCTGA
- a CDS encoding ABC transporter permease has product MTFLTGTGAASGCARLNWRSGLAEVAILAALIVVFSILNPTHFPTLVNLNTILNSAAIPVVIGVGASLVVLTGRIDLSVEGVMGAAGMVFVLLSANSRETADIGWLAYPVAIGVGLALGAATGLVHAFAKVPSFIVSLGMWYVGLGIAAVLFGYEMIPFLSDEAAVAWPTATTFGLPNSFLLALCIVAFGWLIERYTRLGRYTRAIGNNEGVARMTGIPVAAYVVLIFAFAGACSALAGIMGSLALGAGAANVGVGMLFLTLAAIVIGGTPLGGGQGGALRTVMGVLILSTLYNGLILAGVDPSIQSGVSGVVLVVAVIAAGWSQRAKLRVFK; this is encoded by the coding sequence ATGACCTTCCTGACAGGAACCGGCGCCGCTTCGGGCTGCGCCCGGCTGAACTGGCGCAGCGGATTGGCCGAAGTCGCCATCCTGGCCGCGCTGATCGTCGTCTTCTCGATCCTGAACCCGACGCATTTCCCGACCCTGGTCAACCTGAATACCATCCTGAACTCGGCGGCCATTCCCGTGGTGATCGGCGTGGGGGCAAGCCTTGTGGTGCTGACCGGGCGCATCGACCTGTCGGTCGAGGGGGTGATGGGGGCGGCGGGCATGGTCTTCGTGCTTCTCTCCGCCAACAGCCGCGAGACGGCCGACATCGGCTGGCTGGCCTACCCTGTCGCGATCGGCGTCGGCCTGGCCCTTGGCGCGGCGACGGGCCTTGTCCATGCCTTCGCCAAGGTGCCGTCCTTCATCGTCTCGCTGGGCATGTGGTACGTGGGCCTGGGCATTGCAGCCGTTCTCTTCGGCTATGAGATGATCCCCTTCCTGTCGGACGAGGCCGCCGTCGCCTGGCCCACCGCCACGACCTTCGGCCTTCCCAACAGTTTCCTCCTGGCGCTCTGCATCGTGGCCTTCGGCTGGCTGATCGAGCGTTACACGCGGCTCGGCCGCTATACCCGCGCCATCGGCAACAACGAGGGCGTGGCGCGGATGACCGGCATTCCGGTGGCGGCCTATGTCGTGCTGATCTTCGCCTTCGCCGGGGCCTGTTCGGCGCTGGCCGGCATCATGGGCAGCCTGGCCCTGGGGGCGGGCGCCGCGAATGTGGGCGTCGGCATGCTGTTCCTGACGCTGGCCGCCATCGTGATCGGCGGCACGCCGCTGGGCGGCGGGCAGGGCGGGGCGCTGCGCACCGTGATGGGCGTGCTGATCCTGTCCACCCTCTACAACGGCCTGATCCTGGCCGGGGTTGATCCTTCGATCCAGTCGGGCGTCTCGGGTGTGGTCCTTGTCGTCGCCGTCATCGCGGCCGGCTGGTCGCAACGGGCAAAGCTGCGGGTGTTCAAATGA
- a CDS encoding sugar ABC transporter ATP-binding protein, with translation MIQTGIAMTPSVPVNPLPILRLDGITKSFGPVAAVKPLSLAIGRHEVVGLIGENGAGKSTLLKMLTGVHRPDAGTIEMNGRALRLRGPQDAVQAGLGIVHQEQSLFTNLTVAENIVMGAGPHGSAATKGGLYRWSALRREAEEVLARIGSTISPDAIVGELTFAQRQMVEIARTIHVACQTAERQGGAPLVILDEPTSVLEKAETEVLEAEIDRLKRIGSVIFVSHRLEEVLRICDRIVVMRHGELVADRPTLGVTEADLFRLMIGKDRHAEARGAVPVPAGAPVMRVAGLSRAGAFKDINLDVHAGRITAIVGSFGAGREELVRALYGAESHDAGRIEVAGHPVSGWSPRRAIRAGVAYLPAERGVESAVGGLSAARNLTMVPFGANGGWVLSPARRKALAAEWFEKLDIRPRLLGQELERFSGGNQQKVVLAKWLTLSPKVLILDHPLRGLDPGAGATVNACIRQAAAQGAGVILLADTLEEALDLGHEVIVMRDGEISARFDMGRDNPTTLDLLENMV, from the coding sequence ATGATCCAGACCGGTATCGCCATGACCCCCTCGGTTCCCGTGAATCCCCTGCCGATCCTGCGGCTGGACGGCATCACCAAGAGCTTCGGCCCCGTCGCCGCGGTGAAGCCCCTGTCGCTGGCCATCGGTCGCCACGAGGTCGTCGGCCTGATCGGCGAGAATGGCGCGGGCAAATCCACGCTTCTGAAGATGCTGACAGGCGTGCACCGCCCCGATGCCGGCACGATCGAGATGAACGGGCGCGCGCTTCGCCTGCGCGGGCCGCAGGATGCTGTGCAGGCGGGGCTGGGGATCGTCCACCAGGAGCAGTCGCTGTTCACCAATCTGACCGTGGCCGAGAACATCGTGATGGGAGCGGGTCCCCACGGGTCGGCGGCGACGAAGGGCGGGCTTTACCGCTGGTCGGCCCTGCGGCGCGAGGCCGAGGAGGTGCTGGCCCGCATCGGCAGCACGATCTCGCCCGATGCCATCGTCGGCGAGCTGACCTTTGCCCAACGCCAGATGGTCGAGATTGCCCGGACGATCCATGTCGCCTGCCAGACCGCCGAGCGGCAGGGCGGTGCTCCGCTGGTGATCCTGGACGAGCCGACCTCAGTGCTGGAAAAGGCCGAGACCGAGGTACTGGAGGCCGAGATTGACCGGCTGAAGCGGATCGGTTCGGTGATCTTCGTCAGCCACCGGCTGGAAGAAGTGCTGCGGATCTGCGACCGTATCGTGGTGATGCGCCATGGCGAGCTGGTTGCCGATCGGCCCACCCTGGGCGTAACCGAGGCCGACCTGTTCCGCCTGATGATCGGCAAGGACCGCCATGCCGAGGCGCGCGGTGCCGTGCCGGTGCCGGCCGGCGCGCCAGTGATGCGCGTCGCGGGCCTGTCGCGTGCCGGGGCCTTCAAGGACATCAACCTGGATGTGCACGCGGGCCGGATCACCGCCATTGTCGGGTCCTTCGGCGCGGGGCGCGAGGAACTGGTACGGGCGCTTTACGGTGCGGAATCGCATGACGCGGGCCGGATCGAGGTGGCGGGTCACCCGGTGTCTGGCTGGTCGCCGCGCCGGGCGATCCGCGCCGGCGTGGCCTATCTGCCGGCCGAGCGCGGCGTCGAAAGCGCCGTGGGCGGGCTGTCGGCGGCCCGAAACCTGACAATGGTTCCCTTTGGTGCCAACGGCGGCTGGGTGCTGTCTCCGGCCCGGCGCAAGGCGCTGGCGGCGGAGTGGTTCGAAAAGCTGGACATCCGCCCCCGCCTTCTAGGGCAGGAACTGGAGCGGTTTTCCGGCGGCAACCAGCAGAAGGTTGTGCTGGCCAAGTGGCTGACCCTGTCGCCCAAGGTGCTGATCCTGGACCATCCGCTGCGCGGGCTGGACCCGGGCGCGGGCGCCACCGTGAACGCCTGCATCCGCCAGGCGGCGGCGCAGGGCGCGGGCGTGATCCTTCTCGCCGACACGCTGGAAGAGGCGCTGGACCTCGGCCACGAGGTCATCGTGATGCGCGACGGCGAGATCAGCGCGCGGTTCGACATGGGCCGCGACAACCCCACCACTCTGGACCTGCTGGAGAACATGGTATGA
- a CDS encoding ABC transporter permease: MSALRTDTLRQALGPLAVFAGLLAVISIAVPTFLGGGGPSIIAQQATPILLVALGQCVVLQIGSIDLSNAAIALFCSILAALTLGPLGAVAPVFCLLVVTLIGVANGLILVYTQIPSFALTLGTLGVMQAASLVVTGSNVVYVMDNMDVVAWLFTVTFLTIPVAFWISVLLAVALWAFLRFTVPGQGLAAIGFNERAAGLSGQPVNALKVLAFGLSGFFAGLAGLCVISISGAASSIGLGSDLLVPSIAAALVGGTAITGGTCNPLNVVFGAMFVALIPVGSAAVGVNPQAQSIVYGLVLIIAVAATMSRSRTGIVK, translated from the coding sequence ATGAGCGCACTTCGCACCGATACCCTGCGCCAGGCGCTTGGCCCGCTGGCGGTCTTTGCCGGGCTTCTGGCGGTGATCTCGATCGCCGTACCGACGTTCCTGGGCGGCGGCGGACCGTCGATCATCGCGCAGCAGGCGACCCCGATCCTTCTGGTGGCCCTTGGCCAATGCGTCGTGTTGCAGATCGGATCGATCGACCTGTCGAACGCGGCGATCGCTCTCTTCTGTTCGATTCTCGCGGCGCTGACGCTTGGCCCATTGGGTGCCGTCGCGCCAGTCTTTTGCCTTCTGGTCGTCACCCTGATCGGCGTGGCGAACGGGCTGATCCTCGTCTACACGCAGATCCCCTCCTTCGCGCTGACGCTGGGGACGCTGGGGGTTATGCAGGCGGCCTCGCTGGTCGTGACGGGGTCGAACGTCGTCTATGTGATGGACAACATGGACGTGGTGGCCTGGCTGTTCACCGTGACCTTCCTGACCATTCCGGTGGCCTTCTGGATTTCGGTGCTGCTGGCGGTCGCGCTGTGGGCCTTCCTGCGCTTCACCGTGCCGGGGCAGGGGCTGGCCGCGATCGGCTTCAACGAACGCGCCGCGGGCCTGTCGGGCCAGCCGGTGAATGCGCTGAAGGTGCTGGCCTTCGGGCTTTCGGGCTTCTTCGCCGGGCTGGCAGGGCTTTGCGTGATCTCGATCTCTGGCGCGGCCTCGTCCATTGGCCTCGGCAGCGACCTGCTGGTCCCGTCCATCGCCGCGGCCCTGGTTGGCGGCACGGCGATCACCGGAGGCACCTGCAACCCGCTGAACGTGGTCTTCGGCGCGATGTTCGTGGCGCTGATCCCCGTGGGCTCCGCCGCGGTGGGCGTCAATCCCCAGGCGCAAAGCATCGTGTACGGCCTTGTCCTGATCATCGCCGTCGCCGCCACGATGAGCCGTTCCAGAACCGGAATCGTGAAGTAA
- a CDS encoding BKACE family enzyme, translating to MATALDRFAEMKPHWDEPVLIESHQNGVRTKEMNPNTPITDDELYEDAIRCWDAGATAIHVHNSNFDLQGKESFDDYMKVWNRILKDRPDIIWYPTTCNNNLVRPEHCGLEHVDLLNKHANVQIAVVDTGVDMFVIDEDAEGYSQGRAYGWDLTQVAAQVKFCRARDIAMIWGVYEPGHLRVARHYVDRGMFTSGTNWDFYFVGKYGLTSTKPIGTCGMEPSLESLYYYLDMISQAKHKLPWFISIWGEGDYDYRPLMRRTIELGGHIKTGLELHYSPHRNPTNLELLQEAQEIAREVGRPIATQADARRILNIT from the coding sequence ATGGCCACCGCACTTGACCGCTTCGCCGAGATGAAGCCGCATTGGGACGAACCCGTCCTGATCGAAAGCCACCAGAACGGCGTGCGCACCAAGGAGATGAACCCGAACACGCCGATCACGGATGACGAGCTGTACGAGGATGCCATCCGCTGCTGGGATGCCGGCGCTACGGCGATCCATGTCCACAATTCGAACTTCGACCTGCAGGGCAAGGAATCCTTCGACGACTACATGAAGGTCTGGAACCGCATCCTGAAGGACCGGCCCGACATCATCTGGTACCCTACCACCTGCAACAACAACCTGGTCCGGCCAGAGCATTGCGGGCTGGAGCATGTGGACCTGCTGAACAAGCATGCCAATGTGCAGATCGCCGTGGTTGATACCGGCGTCGACATGTTCGTCATCGACGAGGACGCCGAAGGCTATTCTCAGGGTCGCGCCTATGGCTGGGACCTGACCCAGGTGGCCGCCCAGGTGAAGTTCTGCCGCGCCCGCGACATCGCGATGATCTGGGGCGTCTACGAACCCGGCCACCTGCGGGTGGCGCGGCACTATGTCGACCGTGGCATGTTCACGTCCGGCACCAACTGGGACTTCTACTTCGTCGGCAAGTACGGCCTGACCTCGACCAAGCCCATCGGCACCTGCGGCATGGAGCCGTCGCTGGAAAGCCTGTACTACTACCTGGACATGATTTCCCAGGCCAAGCACAAGCTGCCTTGGTTCATCTCGATCTGGGGCGAGGGCGACTATGACTATCGCCCGCTGATGCGCCGCACGATTGAACTGGGCGGCCATATCAAGACCGGGCTGGAGCTGCATTATTCGCCCCACCGCAACCCGACGAACCTGGAGCTGCTGCAAGAGGCGCAAGAGATCGCGCGCGAAGTGGGCCGCCCCATCGCCACCCAGGCCGATGCCCGCCGGATCCTGAACATCACCTGA
- a CDS encoding alpha/beta fold hydrolase encodes MAEIFDHTGAPVKHGRARVNGIRMHYVTAGQGEPLLLLHGTPKTHFYWYKLIPLLTPHFTVVAPDLRGFGDTDKPPAEEGYDSLTNAKDVAALMTHLGHDTFHLHGEDRGAEFAYALAATERARVQTLSFSEMLLSGEGLEEWSNFTPSNISSQFDLRGVWVWHIPFFWIPHLPEMLITRREREFWEFWIKAETWNPNAITNEAIDEWIARLSAPGGLRGCLETYRAGLKNARINAELKKVKLSLPILTIGAPEFFGELVKGQMEKVALGVERSEVFQECGHSLALEAPERLAQTLREFMLNRSTAAVAAR; translated from the coding sequence ATGGCCGAGATCTTCGATCATACCGGTGCGCCGGTGAAACATGGACGGGCCCGGGTCAACGGCATTCGGATGCATTACGTCACCGCGGGCCAGGGCGAGCCCCTGCTGCTGCTGCATGGCACGCCCAAGACCCACTTCTACTGGTACAAGCTGATCCCGCTGCTGACGCCGCATTTCACCGTGGTGGCGCCCGACCTGCGCGGCTTTGGCGACACCGACAAACCGCCGGCGGAAGAGGGCTATGACAGCCTGACCAACGCCAAGGATGTGGCCGCTCTGATGACGCACCTCGGCCACGACACCTTCCACCTGCATGGTGAGGACCGCGGCGCCGAATTCGCCTATGCCCTGGCCGCGACCGAACGCGCCCGCGTTCAGACTCTGTCCTTCTCTGAGATGCTACTTTCGGGTGAAGGCCTGGAAGAATGGTCGAACTTCACGCCCTCCAACATCTCGTCGCAGTTCGACCTGCGCGGCGTCTGGGTTTGGCACATTCCATTCTTCTGGATCCCCCACCTGCCGGAAATGCTGATCACCAGGCGTGAGCGCGAATTCTGGGAATTCTGGATCAAGGCCGAAACCTGGAACCCGAACGCCATCACCAACGAGGCGATCGACGAATGGATCGCCCGGCTCTCGGCCCCTGGTGGCCTGCGTGGCTGTCTGGAAACCTATCGCGCCGGCCTGAAGAACGCCCGGATCAATGCCGAGCTGAAGAAGGTGAAGCTCAGCCTGCCGATCCTGACCATCGGCGCGCCGGAATTCTTCGGCGAGCTGGTGAAGGGCCAGATGGAGAAGGTGGCCCTTGGCGTCGAACGGTCGGAAGTCTTCCAGGAATGCGGCCATAGCCTGGCCCTAGAAGCCCCCGAGCGCCTGGCGCAGACGCTCCGCGAATTCATGCTGAACCGCAGCACGGCCGCCGTCGCGGCCCGCTGA
- a CDS encoding substrate-binding domain-containing protein, with translation MKTLKLTTAALALSVAFVPGLALAEIAADIQHPLWYTEPSAKTMEIAAMDSIDGVVVSDGQRGEPGFPAADLKLTDEQIEKVRAGKFTVAISMGWLGDDWASQQLIGLKETFEKLGIEVVAETNANWDDAKQIADLETIAVLKPDLLVSIPLNGQTTAQAYKAIEEAGTKVVFIDQAVEGMNPGEDYAAIISSDNLALGMYLADALAESLGGKGDVAAMYFANDFYVTNLRYEGFIARVMAKYPDINVVAAVGHNNPNKGQEVADGVLARYPTLNGMYASWSIPAMGAVTSATVAGRTPDDFKIVNENFDQIVALNMAQDGFIAGISSQRPYDQGVAEATVGALALLGEETPSYVVVPPLKVTRANLPDAYKTIYRIDLPTEMTEALSQ, from the coding sequence ATGAAGACCCTGAAGCTAACCACCGCCGCGCTTGCCCTGTCCGTGGCCTTCGTGCCCGGCCTGGCGCTGGCCGAGATTGCCGCCGACATCCAGCACCCGCTGTGGTACACCGAGCCCTCGGCCAAGACGATGGAAATTGCCGCGATGGACAGCATCGACGGCGTGGTCGTGTCGGACGGCCAGCGCGGCGAGCCGGGCTTCCCCGCTGCCGACCTCAAGCTGACGGACGAGCAGATCGAAAAGGTCCGCGCCGGCAAGTTCACCGTCGCGATCTCGATGGGGTGGCTGGGCGACGACTGGGCCAGCCAGCAGCTGATCGGCCTGAAGGAAACCTTCGAAAAGCTGGGCATCGAGGTCGTCGCGGAAACCAACGCGAACTGGGATGACGCCAAGCAGATCGCCGACCTGGAAACCATCGCGGTGCTGAAGCCCGACCTGCTGGTGTCGATCCCGCTGAACGGCCAGACCACGGCCCAGGCCTACAAGGCGATCGAGGAAGCCGGCACCAAGGTCGTCTTCATCGACCAGGCCGTCGAGGGCATGAACCCCGGCGAAGACTACGCCGCGATCATCTCGTCCGACAACCTGGCACTTGGCATGTACCTGGCCGACGCGCTGGCGGAATCGCTGGGCGGCAAGGGCGACGTGGCGGCGATGTACTTCGCCAATGACTTCTACGTCACCAACCTGCGCTACGAGGGCTTCATCGCCCGCGTGATGGCCAAGTACCCCGACATCAATGTCGTGGCGGCCGTGGGCCACAACAACCCGAACAAGGGCCAGGAAGTCGCCGACGGCGTGCTGGCGCGCTATCCGACGCTGAACGGGATGTATGCCTCGTGGTCGATCCCGGCGATGGGTGCCGTGACCTCGGCCACCGTCGCGGGCCGCACTCCGGACGACTTCAAGATCGTCAACGAGAACTTCGACCAGATCGTCGCGCTGAACATGGCGCAGGACGGCTTCATCGCCGGCATCTCCTCGCAGCGTCCCTATGACCAGGGCGTGGCCGAGGCGACGGTGGGCGCGCTGGCGCTTCTGGGCGAGGAAACCCCGTCCTATGTCGTGGTGCCGCCGCTGAAGGTGACCCGCGCCAACCTGCCGGACGCCTACAAGACGATCTACCGGATCGACCTGCCGACCGAGATGACCGAAGCGCTTTCGCAATAA